From the genome of Pseudoxanthomonas sp.:
CGCATGAACCGACAAGGCACGGACCTGGAGCACACCGGCGTCCCGCCAGGGACAGCCGCGCGGCGCGGACTCCGGCGATCCGGCTGGCCATCCCCCTGCCTTTAGTTGGGTGAATGAAACAAGCCAACCCTATTGACGGCCCTCTCTTTGGTGTTATAGTTGACTACAACACCACTCACCCAACGCAGGGGGCGCGCAATGGACAGCAGGCTCAGGTATCCAGGAAAGACCTGGCTCGGACTGACCTTCCTGGCCTTGGCCATGGTCGGCCTGATGGCCCAGCTCCATCCCCAGCGGGCCGCGGCGATGCCGGCGGCCCTCGAATCGGCCTCTGCGGACGTGGTGCTCAGGCCGGTGCTGGAATCAAGCACCGACCCGACCCCTTCCCCAGCCCAGGACGGCGTCCACCACCGGCGGCCCGCGCTGTCGATGCCCTACTTCTCATTCGCCCGTCTGTTGCGACCCGGGAGCTGAACCCATGACACCCATCCAGTGGAGCGACGGCGCTCCCATCTATCGCCAACTCAAGGAAAAGGTCATCGCCATGATGCTCGACGGTGAACTCAAGCCCGGCGACGCGCTGCCATCGGTGCGCCAGGTGGCGGCCGACTACCAGCTCAACCCCATCACCGTTTCGCGCGCCTACCAGGAGCTGGCCGACGAGGCCCTGGTCGAGAAGCGCCGCGGCCTGGGCATGTTCGTCACCGAAGAAGCGGCCAAGAAGCTGCTGGCGACCGAACGCGAACGCTTTCTCAACGAGGAATGGCCGGCAGTCGCCAAGCGTATCGCACGCCTGGGACTGACGATCGAAGACCTGCCCAAGGGGGGCGACGCATGAATGCCATGACCCAAGACGCGCTGAACCAGGACGCGATGGTCCAACCGGTCATCCAGGCCAACGGCCTGCGCAAGACCTACCGCAACAAGGCCGCGCTCGATGGCGCCAGCTTCCAGATCGAATCCGGCCGCATCGTCGGCCTGATCGGCCCCAACGGCGCCGGCAAGACCACCGCGCTCAAGGCGATCCTGGGGCTGACTGCGTTCCAGGGCGAGCTGAGGGTGCTGGGCAAGGACCCGCGCCACAGCCGCGACGCACTGATGAACGATGTCTGCTTCATCGCCGACGTGGCCGTGCTGCCGCGCTGGATGAAGGTGAAGGAAGCGATGGATTTCGTCGGTGGCGTGCATCCGCGCTTCGACCGCGCCAAGTGCGAACGCTTCCTGGCCGGCACCCAGCTCAATCCCAACCTGCGCGTGCGCGAAATGTCCAAGGGCATGATCGTACAGCTGCACCTGGCGCTGGTGATGGCCATCGACGCGCGCCTGCTGGTGCTGGACGAACCCACGCTGGGCCTGGACATCTTGTACCGCAAGCAGTTCTACCAGCGCCTACTCGAGGATTACTTCGACGAGGACAAGACGATCATCGTCACCACCCACCAGGTGGAGGAGATCGAGCACATCCTGACCGACGTGATGTTCATCCGCGACGGCAAGATCGTACTGACCTCGGCGATGGACGATGTCGCCACCCGCTACACCGAAGTCATGGTCTCCGAGGCCACCGCCGCCCAGGCCCGCGCGCTGAATCCCATCGACCAGCGCGCCCTGCCCTTCGGCAAGACCGTGATGCTGTTCGACGGCGTCCCTCGCGAACGGCTTGCCGCTTTCGGCGAAACCCGCAATCCCGGCCTGGCCGACCTGTTCGTGGCCATCATGAAAGGAACCTACGCATGAACGCCCCTGCCCGCACTTTGACCAAGCCCGGCGTGTTCGGCTGGCTGCTGCGCCGCGAATACTGGGAGAACCGTGGCGGTTTCCTCTGGGCCCAGGTGATCACTGCCGGCATCGTGCTGGTGTTTGCCGCGCTGGGCGCGGTGATCGGCGCGATCAAGGCCCGCGGCCATCTGGGGGGCGAGAATTTCAACGCCGACATGATGGGCGCACGTGAGGTATTCGGCGCGACCGGCGACTTCGCGTTGCTGGCCGGCTTCACCATTGCCGCGGTCGTGGTCGCCTTCGTGGTGTTCTTCTACTGCCTGGGCAGCCTATACAACGACCGCAGCGACCGCAGCGTGCTGTTCTGGAAATCGCTACCGGTCTCCGACGCGATGACCGTGGCCTCCAAGCTGGTGTGGGCGCTGCTGCTGACCCAGGTCGTCTCGCTGATCGTGGGCCTGCTGATGGGCCTGGGCCTGTGGGTGATCATCGCGTTGTCATCGACCGGAGCCGGCATGCCGGGCTCCGGTGCGATCTTCACCGCCTCGCATCCGTTCCAGGTGATCGGCACCATGCTGGCGACCCTGCCGATCTACGTGCTGTGGTCGCTGCCGGCGATCGGCTGGCTGATGCTGTGCTCGGCCTGGGCGCGCCGCGTGCCCTTCCTGTGGGCGGTGCTGGTGCCACTGCTGGTCTGCATCGTGATCAGCATCATGGGTGCGATGCCGGGCCTGAGCCTGCCGCTGGCTGGCGTCTGGTACGTGGTCATGTATCGCGGCCTGCTGAGCGTGCTGCCGGGCATCTGGATTCCCGCCGAGATGGCGCGCCACGAAACCCTGGAAAGCGCCACCCAGCAGGTACAGAACCCGAACGACGCCCTGCAGATGGTCCTGCACCACACCAGCAATCCGTCCATCTACGGCAACCCCGACCTGTGGATCGGTGCCGCGGTAGGCGTCGCGCTGATCGTGCTGGCCGTGGTCATCCGTCGCCGCCGCGACGACGCCTGAACCCCTCCAAGGAGCCTGTCCATGAAGTCCACGCATCGTTCCCTGCTGATCCCGGCCCTGGCGGCCGTCCTGCTGGCCACACCGCTGCTGGCCAGCGCGCAGGACGCACACTGCAAGTTCTCCGAGCCACGTTCGCTCAAGCTGGATCTGGCCGGCGCCAAGTCGGTACTGTTCGAGGTCGGCTCCAATGACCTCAAGCTCAAGGCCACCGCGGGCGCCGACAGCGCCCTGGCCGGCCGGGCCT
Proteins encoded in this window:
- a CDS encoding ABC transporter ATP-binding protein gives rise to the protein MVQPVIQANGLRKTYRNKAALDGASFQIESGRIVGLIGPNGAGKTTALKAILGLTAFQGELRVLGKDPRHSRDALMNDVCFIADVAVLPRWMKVKEAMDFVGGVHPRFDRAKCERFLAGTQLNPNLRVREMSKGMIVQLHLALVMAIDARLLVLDEPTLGLDILYRKQFYQRLLEDYFDEDKTIIVTTHQVEEIEHILTDVMFIRDGKIVLTSAMDDVATRYTEVMVSEATAAQARALNPIDQRALPFGKTVMLFDGVPRERLAAFGETRNPGLADLFVAIMKGTYA
- a CDS encoding ABC transporter permease, translating into MNAPARTLTKPGVFGWLLRREYWENRGGFLWAQVITAGIVLVFAALGAVIGAIKARGHLGGENFNADMMGAREVFGATGDFALLAGFTIAAVVVAFVVFFYCLGSLYNDRSDRSVLFWKSLPVSDAMTVASKLVWALLLTQVVSLIVGLLMGLGLWVIIALSSTGAGMPGSGAIFTASHPFQVIGTMLATLPIYVLWSLPAIGWLMLCSAWARRVPFLWAVLVPLLVCIVISIMGAMPGLSLPLAGVWYVVMYRGLLSVLPGIWIPAEMARHETLESATQQVQNPNDALQMVLHHTSNPSIYGNPDLWIGAAVGVALIVLAVVIRRRRDDA
- a CDS encoding GntR family transcriptional regulator gives rise to the protein MTPIQWSDGAPIYRQLKEKVIAMMLDGELKPGDALPSVRQVAADYQLNPITVSRAYQELADEALVEKRRGLGMFVTEEAAKKLLATERERFLNEEWPAVAKRIARLGLTIEDLPKGGDA